The window ATCTGCAGCTTGGTCCCGTCGGTGAACGAGGTGACCTGGGTCAGCGAGATGCCCTGCCGCCGCGCCCAGTAGTCCATCTCGGCCGGCGTCGGGTTGTGGTTCAGGAAGCCCTTGATGTTCCCGTAGACCAGCGGGGTCACGCCCATCTGCCTGGCCTCGTGCGCGAGCAGCGCGAGGGTGCCCGGCTGGTCGCCCTGGGCCTCGACGATGGGGCCGAGGCTCGCCAGGTACGAGCCGGCGGTCACCTGCAGCTCGGCGTCCATGGTGACCACCGGCAGCCCGGCCGCCAGGACGGCGGCCGCGACCTCGGTCCCGTGGACCGCGTCCCCGGTCGTGATCACGACCACGTCGGAGTGGGCGACCAGGCGCTCCACCGAGTGGGTGGCGCGGTCGTCCCAGGGGCCGACAGCGTTGTCGAGCGGACGCCGGGTGAGCACGTGCGACAGCCGCAGCCGGGGCGAGCGGCGCAGCATGTGCGCGAGGCCGCGCGCGATGTACCCCGTCCCCACGACGCCGACGCGCACCTCCGCCGACGGGAGCGGCGACGGCACCGCGGGCGCCGGCCACGGGACGGACGAGGCGGACAACACCGTTCTCATAGTCATGTCAGCACTCGCAGTCATCAGGATGTCGCCGTGGGCATCGATGCCGTCGGGCTGGGGAGCGTTGGCCGCCTTACCCGGACACGTGAGCCGTTGGGCACTGGTGACGTTCCTTCCATGACGGTGACGTCGTCGAGGGGCGCTTCTCGGCCGTCACGTGAGCAGGACAATGGGGCCCCTACCGGGTGGCTGGGCGACGGGTTCCCCCTGGTCGGGGGCGAAGTACCAGCCGTCCCCGTCCCGGGCGGCCGGCCGTGCCCGGACGCGGGCGCGCGGCCCGTCGGGCACGAGCGACGCGTCGGGGTAGAACGTGACGGCGCCCGAGCCGTCGGCGCGAGCCCGGGTGATCGAGCGGAGCGTTCCGCCGGCGGCGTCGACGGTCGTCACGCCCCCGGGGTCCGGAAACCCGTGACGCAGCAGCACCCGGTGGCTCGCGCCGAGCAGCCCCGGCGTGGGCAGCGCGGCCGCCGTGTCCAGGCTCTGCTTCCCCCAGTGCGCCAGGAACGAGCCGTCGCCGGCGTTCCACATCCCGTGCGCGCCGTAGCAGTAGGCCGCCGCGCCGGCGAGCATCGACACCCAGTACGCGAACAGCTGGTCGGCGGGGCCGAAGTCGTCCCGGATCCCCTCGTACCAGGGCTCCAGGTTGATGAACGGCCGGCCGGGGAAACGCCGGGCGACCCGCGCCGGCCATTCCCACAACAGCGGCCGGCTGGCCTGGTCGTGGCCGGTCTGCACGGTGACGGCGGCGAGCAGGTCGGCCCGGTCCAGCGCGTCCGCGCTGGTCTCGCCGGGGACGACGTGCGCGAGCACCGGCCGGTCGGTCGAGGCCGCGAGCGCGCCGAGCACCTGGTCCCAGCCGGCGCGGCGTCCCCGCGCCGCGGCGGCGTGCCGGTGGCGGACGTAGCGGGCGCGCAGCGGCCGCAGCGCGCCCTTCAGCCGGCCCGGAAGACGGGCGCGCGCGGCGCTGCGGCGCAGGTCGTCGGTGGACCGGTCGGGCAGCAGCGCGCCCTCCGCGCCGATCCACAGGTTGGTCTCACCGGACAGGCAGTAGAGGACGTCCAGGTCGTCGAGCCGCTCCACCAGCCGCGCCCACCACGTGGTGGCGCCGGAGACGCCGAGCCAGGCCAGCTGGTGGCCCCAGCAGCCGTAGACGACGGCCTTCAGCCCGACGGCGTTGAGGTACTCGATGCGACGCCTGGCATGGTCGAGGTAGCGCGCGTTCGGGCGGCCGTCGGCGAACCAGGCCGGCCCATGTCCACTCCAGGCACTGGCATTGCCCGGCCCCACCTCGGGCGGGATGCCGACGACGAGTTGGACCGCGCTGAACCCCTGCGCGGCCCGTAGCCGGGCAAGCTCGCCGAACCTGTCGTCGGACAGCCGGCTGGTGAGGGCGAACCACCAGGTGTCGGCCAGGAAGCAGGGCACGCCCTCCGGGGCGGCCACCATTCCCGGCAACGACATGATTGCAGTCAACTCCCGTCACACAGGTCGCGAGACGGCGGGGTCGGGCATAACGGGCCCTCGCGACAATGAATGACGATCGTGGGCAGCCGAACTGTACCCGCGCGACCTGGGCCGATGCCCAGGCGCGCCTCTTGACCGTGTTCGTCCTACCGTGGTAGGAGCTGAGAGCTCTCGCGGTCGGCGTCCGGCGAGACGCCGCCGGGCTCGAGGATGTCGCGGACGACGGAGCGCAGCTCCACCCGCAGCTCCTCGGTCGGAGTACTCGCGAACAGGTCGCCGCTCATCACGAGCCCGATCATCACCGCGCCCAGCGCGAAGGACAGCCGCAAGCGTCGTGCCTGCGGTATCCCCGGGTCACTCAGCAGGCGCCGGGCACGTTCCTCGATGTCCTGGTTCGCACCGTCGTGCTCATGGTTCTGCAGGTTCTCCAGCGCCGCGTGATTGCGCAGGTGGAACATGAAGAGCTGGCGGTTCTCCAGCAGCAGGTCGACGAACTCGTCGATCATGCGGACCCAGTCGGCCGGGCGAACCCGGTCCATCTCGATCCGCTCCAGGCCCGCCTGGCCGATCTCGTGCAGCCGCAGGTGCAGCGCCAGCAGGATGTCGTCCTTGCTGGCGAAGTGGTAGTACAGGGCCGCCTTCGAGAAGTTCATCCGCTCGGCGATCTCACGCAGCGAGGTCTTCTCATAGCCATTCGCGGTGAACAGCTCAAGAGCGACGTCGAGGATCTGCTCTCGAGTGCTCTTCTCGCCCGCGGGGCGCGCCGGCGGCCTGGCCATCACTAGATCTTACCTGTCGGCAGGCTGACAGCGCCTCTCATAGGTCCTCCACCTCATCTTCCAGGCCTGGCCGGGCACGCGCGCAGGCGCACCAGTCGATCGTAACGCAGAACTTACTTGACGACCGGCAGGTTTTGCGTTGTCCTTACCGTGCGGCAAGTAACCACACTAGGGAAAGAGGACCGGATGGTCCAGACGATGATCGAGGCCGAGGGCCTCACCAAGCGCTACGGCGAGACCCAGGCGCTCGCCGGGATCGACCTGAGCGTCCCGGCGGGGACGATCCTCGGCGTGCTCGGCCCCAACGGGGCCGGCAAGAGCACCGCCGTCCGGATCCTCACCACGCTGGCGAGGCCGACCAGCGGCTGGGCCAAGGTCGCCGGCCACGACGTGGTCACCCAGGCCGGCGAGGTCCGCCGCCGGATCGGCGTGACCGCGCAGGACGCGACGCTCGACGAGGCGCTGACCGGCCGGCAGAACCTGCGGATGGTCGCCGAGCTCGCCGGCCTGCGCCGCGCCGAGGGCGCCACCCGGGCGGCCGAGCTGCTCGAGCGGTTCGAGCTGACCTACGCGGCCGACCGGCCGGTGCGCGGCTACTCGGGCGGCATGCGCCGGCGGCTCGACCTGGCCGCGAGCCTGGTCGCCAATCCGCCGGTGCTCTTCCTCGACGAGCCGACCACCGGCCTCGACCCGACCAGCCGGGCCAGGATGTGGGACGTCATCCGAGAGCTGGTCGGGCAGGGCACCACCCTGCTGCTGACCACCCAGTACCTCGACGAGGCCGACGCCCTGGCCGACCGGATCGTCGTCATCGACCACGGCCAGATCATCGCGAACGGCACCCCCAGCGAGCTGAAGGGCGCCGTCGGCGGGACCCGGCTCGAGGTGACCCTCACCGCCGCCCACGACGGCGCGGTCGGGGCGCTCGCGCCGCTGGTCGCGGGTCGGGTCGACGTCAGCGCCGACGGCCGGCGGCTGCGGGCCGCGGTCAACGCCGGCGCGGGCGTGGCGACAGCGGTGATCCGCGCGCTCGACGCCGTCGGCGCCGTCGTCGACGACGTCGCGGTGCACCCGCCGTCGCTCGACGACGTCTTCTTCGCGCTCACCCGCACCGGCGCCGCCGCCGCCAGCCAGACATCCGCCGACAGCGCCGACCCCACGGGCAGCGGTAGCGCGGCCGACGCCGGCGAGCCGGCGGCACCCATGCCGCGTACGCCGGCCATGGCCACGGGCCTGCCGGTCGCCACCTACCCCAACAAGATCAACGGAGCCTTGTGATGACCCAGCTCGCGCCGGCGCTCGACGCCGCCCCGAGTCTCCCAACACGGTCCGGGACGTTCTCCCGCCCCTTCCGGGACGTCGCCGTCCTCACCCGACGCAACCTCATCCACATCGCCCGCGAGCCGCTGCAGCTCTCGGACGTCCTGATCCAGCCGGTGCTGTTCACGCTGCTGTTCATCTACGTGCTGGGCTCCGGCATCTCGCTGCCCGGTGGCTCGTACAAGGAGTTCGCGGTAGCCGGGCTCGTCACGCTGAACCTCACCACCTCGGTGATGGGAACCGCCGTCGGGCTCACCACCGACCTGAACACCGGCACGATCGACCGCCTGCGCGCCCTGCCGATCTGGCGGGCGTCGGTGCTGGTGAGCCGCTCGGTGGCGGACATCCTCTCGGCGGTCCTGTGCACGACGATGGTGCTGCTGACCGGGCTCGTCATCGGCTGGCGCCCGCACACCTCGGTGCCCGAG of the Pseudofrankia saprophytica genome contains:
- a CDS encoding DUF4038 domain-containing protein yields the protein MSLPGMVAAPEGVPCFLADTWWFALTSRLSDDRFGELARLRAAQGFSAVQLVVGIPPEVGPGNASAWSGHGPAWFADGRPNARYLDHARRRIEYLNAVGLKAVVYGCWGHQLAWLGVSGATTWWARLVERLDDLDVLYCLSGETNLWIGAEGALLPDRSTDDLRRSAARARLPGRLKGALRPLRARYVRHRHAAAARGRRAGWDQVLGALAASTDRPVLAHVVPGETSADALDRADLLAAVTVQTGHDQASRPLLWEWPARVARRFPGRPFINLEPWYEGIRDDFGPADQLFAYWVSMLAGAAAYCYGAHGMWNAGDGSFLAHWGKQSLDTAAALPTPGLLGASHRVLLRHGFPDPGGVTTVDAAGGTLRSITRARADGSGAVTFYPDASLVPDGPRARVRARPAARDGDGWYFAPDQGEPVAQPPGRGPIVLLT
- a CDS encoding TetR/AcrR family transcriptional regulator — protein: MARPPARPAGEKSTREQILDVALELFTANGYEKTSLREIAERMNFSKAALYYHFASKDDILLALHLRLHEIGQAGLERIEMDRVRPADWVRMIDEFVDLLLENRQLFMFHLRNHAALENLQNHEHDGANQDIEERARRLLSDPGIPQARRLRLSFALGAVMIGLVMSGDLFASTPTEELRVELRSVVRDILEPGGVSPDADRESSQLLPR
- a CDS encoding ATP-binding cassette domain-containing protein codes for the protein MVQTMIEAEGLTKRYGETQALAGIDLSVPAGTILGVLGPNGAGKSTAVRILTTLARPTSGWAKVAGHDVVTQAGEVRRRIGVTAQDATLDEALTGRQNLRMVAELAGLRRAEGATRAAELLERFELTYAADRPVRGYSGGMRRRLDLAASLVANPPVLFLDEPTTGLDPTSRARMWDVIRELVGQGTTLLLTTQYLDEADALADRIVVIDHGQIIANGTPSELKGAVGGTRLEVTLTAAHDGAVGALAPLVAGRVDVSADGRRLRAAVNAGAGVATAVIRALDAVGAVVDDVAVHPPSLDDVFFALTRTGAAAASQTSADSADPTGSGSAADAGEPAAPMPRTPAMATGLPVATYPNKINGAL
- a CDS encoding ABC transporter permease, whose translation is MTQLAPALDAAPSLPTRSGTFSRPFRDVAVLTRRNLIHIAREPLQLSDVLIQPVLFTLLFIYVLGSGISLPGGSYKEFAVAGLVTLNLTTSVMGTAVGLTTDLNTGTIDRLRALPIWRASVLVSRSVADILSAVLCTTMVLLTGLVIGWRPHTSVPEFIAGLAIPLLFSYALIWATACLGMVTEGPESAQGIGLVILFPLAIVSNAMVPTSGMPSFVRVIADWNPVSSVAAAMRQLFGNPNPSAAAHAWPMQHPIAAAILWSVAILAVTAPLAVHLYRRRTTD